One stretch of Sinomonas terrae DNA includes these proteins:
- a CDS encoding DUF4870 domain-containing protein: MSQNWQDHREPQGGRLGKVGGSEPFTASEDRQWATLAHFGGILGCVPSLLVYLCFKDRGPFTAQESKEALNFTLPPTLAALVLNLFSFIPVIGVYLAVVATLIWVGLAILSVTAGIEVNRGQPFRYRFNLRWIK, translated from the coding sequence GTGTCCCAGAACTGGCAGGATCACCGTGAGCCCCAAGGGGGCAGGCTCGGGAAGGTCGGAGGCAGCGAGCCTTTTACCGCCAGCGAAGACCGTCAGTGGGCCACCCTCGCACATTTCGGCGGGATTCTCGGCTGCGTCCCCTCCCTGCTCGTCTACCTCTGCTTCAAGGATCGAGGCCCCTTTACGGCCCAGGAATCAAAGGAAGCGCTCAACTTCACGTTGCCTCCGACGCTCGCCGCGCTGGTGCTGAACCTGTTCTCGTTCATCCCCGTGATCGGTGTCTACCTTGCTGTGGTGGCGACGCTCATCTGGGTGGGGCTCGCGATCCTCTCCGTGACCGCAGGCATCGAGGTCAACCGCGGGCAGCCGTTCCGCTACCGATTCAATCTGCGGTGGATCAAGTGA
- a CDS encoding DUF3097 family protein, translating into MKPIQIWAAVRGGEDRVSYYDQWGPADIAAPKKTVLPDVPIELGMVLEDSQTGWVGAVTRVEKSGGMHVFSLEDRRGKTRSFELGYGFLLEGRPVRLAPPAPRQKAAAPKRTASGSVAVDGARARVARASRIWVEGKHDAELVEKVWGDDLRLEGIVVEPLHGVDDLAAAVADFQPGPERRLGILVDHLVEGSKETRIAEKALAVPGARGNVLIVGHPYVDVWQAIRPQTLGIPAWPTVRRGLDWKTGILRAFGWPHETSEDLGLGWQRLLGAVRTYADLEPALLGRVEEVIDFLTA; encoded by the coding sequence ATGAAGCCGATCCAGATCTGGGCAGCAGTGCGAGGAGGCGAGGACCGGGTGTCCTACTACGACCAGTGGGGGCCGGCTGACATTGCCGCCCCCAAGAAGACCGTCCTGCCAGATGTGCCCATCGAGTTGGGCATGGTGCTAGAGGACAGCCAGACGGGGTGGGTGGGCGCGGTCACACGGGTCGAGAAGTCCGGCGGAATGCACGTCTTCAGCCTCGAGGATCGGCGCGGCAAGACCCGCTCGTTCGAACTCGGCTACGGATTCCTGCTCGAGGGGCGACCCGTCCGCCTCGCTCCCCCGGCCCCACGGCAGAAGGCGGCGGCTCCCAAACGGACCGCGTCGGGATCAGTCGCGGTCGACGGCGCTCGGGCGAGAGTGGCGCGGGCGAGTCGCATCTGGGTCGAGGGCAAGCACGACGCAGAACTCGTCGAGAAGGTCTGGGGCGACGACCTGCGCCTTGAGGGCATCGTCGTCGAGCCTCTCCACGGAGTAGACGACCTCGCCGCCGCCGTCGCGGACTTCCAGCCCGGTCCCGAGCGACGCCTCGGCATCCTCGTCGACCACCTTGTCGAAGGCTCGAAGGAGACGCGAATCGCCGAGAAGGCACTTGCGGTGCCCGGGGCCAGGGGGAACGTCCTGATCGTGGGGCACCCCTACGTGGACGTCTGGCAGGCCATTCGACCGCAGACCCTCGGGATCCCTGCGTGGCCGACCGTCCGCCGCGGACTCGACTGGAAGACCGGCATTCTCCGTGCTTTCGGCTGGCCTCACGAAACGTCCGAGGATCTCGGCCTTGGATGGCAGCGCCTCCTCGGCGCCGTCCGCACGTACGCCGATCTCGAGCCCGCACTCCTCGGCAGAGTCGAAGAGGTCATCGACTTCCTGACCGCCTGA
- the dnaJ gene encoding molecular chaperone DnaJ, whose protein sequence is MSSHYETLGVSPDASGEEIKKAYRKLARQFHPDVNPGEEASERFKAVTHAYEVLSDPEKRRVYDATGNENGTDNGFSGAYNGAGFAFQDIFETFFGGGGAQTGPASRVRRGQDALIAVRIELKDAVFGVNKKIEVDTAVLCTRCEGSCCEPGTQPVRCSVCHGSGHVQRAVRSILGQVMTTATCPSCGGFGTEIPSPCNECGGEGRVRSRRSLTVKIPAGVSTGTRIQLAGQGEAGTAGGPTGDLYVEIRVATHTTFSRDGDNLHATLSVPMTAAALGTELTLETFDGEQTITLHPGTQSGDVITLQHLGVARLRGAGRGDLLVHVNVEVPTKLDAEQEELLRQLAKLRGEHVAEGKLVGTGGGMFAKLRDKFGNL, encoded by the coding sequence GTGAGCAGCCATTACGAAACCCTCGGCGTGTCACCGGATGCGAGCGGCGAGGAGATCAAGAAGGCCTACCGGAAGCTGGCGCGCCAGTTCCACCCGGACGTCAACCCGGGCGAGGAAGCATCGGAGCGCTTCAAGGCCGTGACCCACGCCTATGAGGTGCTCTCCGACCCCGAAAAGCGCCGCGTCTACGACGCGACAGGCAACGAGAACGGGACGGACAACGGGTTCTCGGGCGCCTACAACGGGGCGGGCTTCGCCTTCCAGGACATCTTCGAGACGTTCTTCGGAGGGGGAGGGGCGCAGACGGGCCCGGCTTCCCGGGTGCGACGCGGCCAAGATGCCCTGATCGCGGTCCGGATCGAACTCAAGGACGCAGTCTTCGGAGTCAACAAGAAGATCGAGGTCGACACAGCGGTCCTCTGCACCCGCTGCGAGGGATCCTGCTGCGAGCCGGGCACACAGCCCGTGCGATGCAGCGTCTGCCACGGCAGCGGGCACGTCCAGCGCGCGGTGCGCTCGATCCTCGGCCAGGTCATGACGACGGCGACATGCCCCTCGTGCGGCGGCTTCGGCACCGAGATCCCGAGCCCCTGCAACGAGTGCGGCGGGGAGGGCCGCGTCCGCAGCCGGCGTTCCCTCACGGTCAAGATCCCAGCCGGCGTTTCCACGGGTACCCGGATCCAGCTCGCCGGCCAAGGCGAGGCAGGTACGGCGGGCGGGCCGACAGGCGATCTCTACGTGGAGATCCGGGTCGCCACGCACACGACGTTCTCGCGTGACGGCGACAACCTGCACGCGACCCTGAGCGTCCCCATGACGGCGGCGGCGCTAGGGACCGAGCTGACGCTCGAGACTTTCGACGGCGAACAGACCATCACGCTCCACCCGGGCACACAGTCCGGCGACGTGATCACGCTCCAGCACCTCGGTGTGGCACGCCTGCGGGGCGCCGGCCGCGGAGATCTGCTGGTGCACGTCAACGTCGAGGTCCCCACCAAGCTCGATGCGGAGCAGGAGGAGCTCCTGAGGCAGCTCGCCAAGCTCCGTGGAGAGCATGTCGCAGAAGGGAAACTCGTCGGCACGGGCGGGGGAATGTTCGCGAAGCTGCGAGACAAGTTCGGGAACCTCTGA
- the hrcA gene encoding heat-inducible transcriptional repressor HrcA, protein MNEPRKLEVLRAIVEDYVHYREPVGSKALVERHRLGVSSATIRNDMAALEDDGLIVAPHTSAGRVPTDKGYRVFVDQLAAVRPLSAAEKHAIQSLLEGADDLDDVLERTVRLLSHLTNQVAVVQYPQLGRARVRHVEAVGLAPRQVLLVLIADSGTVEQRVVTLGEDLDHDRLAVLRQGFLAATAGKPVAQVGANVAGIMDSLLPEDRAVAAELAAGLAALAASSREERIVTAGTAYLARSNSDFLLSISPVLEALEEQVVLLRLLSEMASDARGVAVAIGHETAADSLAETSVVATGYGRDDAKIGVLGPTRMDYPATMAAVRAVARYLSKILAGS, encoded by the coding sequence ATGAACGAGCCGCGCAAACTCGAGGTGCTGAGGGCAATCGTCGAGGACTACGTCCACTACCGGGAGCCAGTTGGATCGAAGGCCCTCGTGGAGCGCCATCGTCTCGGCGTCTCGAGCGCGACGATCCGCAACGACATGGCCGCCCTCGAGGACGATGGCCTCATTGTTGCCCCGCACACGAGTGCGGGCCGGGTCCCGACGGACAAGGGCTATCGCGTCTTTGTCGATCAGCTCGCGGCAGTACGGCCGCTCTCTGCTGCGGAGAAGCACGCGATCCAGTCCCTCCTGGAAGGTGCAGACGATCTGGACGACGTCCTCGAACGCACCGTGCGGCTGCTTTCGCACCTCACGAACCAGGTCGCCGTCGTCCAGTACCCTCAGCTGGGCCGCGCGCGAGTGCGCCACGTCGAAGCGGTGGGCCTCGCCCCCCGTCAGGTCCTGCTCGTGCTCATCGCAGACAGCGGCACCGTCGAACAGAGGGTCGTGACGTTGGGAGAGGACCTCGACCACGACAGGCTCGCGGTGCTGCGCCAAGGCTTTCTTGCGGCAACGGCAGGCAAGCCGGTCGCGCAGGTCGGGGCGAACGTGGCGGGGATCATGGACTCGCTCCTCCCGGAGGACCGTGCCGTCGCGGCAGAGCTCGCCGCAGGGCTTGCTGCCCTTGCCGCCTCAAGCCGCGAAGAGCGGATCGTGACGGCAGGCACGGCCTACCTCGCGCGGTCCAACAGCGACTTCCTCCTGAGCATCTCACCGGTGCTCGAAGCCCTTGAGGAACAGGTTGTGCTCCTGCGCCTCCTGTCCGAGATGGCAAGCGATGCGCGTGGTGTCGCAGTGGCAATCGGCCACGAGACCGCCGCCGACTCGCTCGCCGAGACCTCGGTCGTGGCAACGGGGTACGGACGGGACGACGCCAAGATCGGCGTTCTCGGCCCGACCCGAATGGACTACCCGGCCACGATGGCAGCGGTACGCGCGGTCGCGCGATACCTCTCGAAGATCCTCGCCGGAAGCTAG